In bacterium, a single window of DNA contains:
- a CDS encoding GspE/PulE family protein, with protein sequence MSFLDVLAKQNVISAEDIPYISDEATTTGQSVEDILRAKQISNTAIVKAKGEYLKIPTRELDGKDIAFDVLKYIPEESANHYKIIPLGISDGVLEVGIVDPENIEARDALNFISNKTNMPFKIFLISEDDFTQALAAYNGIAGEVNKALGDLETEFSAEEVEMMKDRGDLGKAPAVGGAPNIIEDAPVTKIVATILRYAIEGGVSDVHIEPMKDRVRVRFRVDGVLYTSIVLPAKVHDALVARIKILSNIKLDEKRKPQDNRFSARIDGRKIDFRVSTFPTYYGEKVEMRILDQQKSVQKLDELGFPERNLKLIKEALDKPYGLILISGPTGSGKTTTLYSMVKELDLEENNVLSLEDPVEYNIEGLSQSQVRPEIGYTFATGLRTTLRQDPDIIMVGEIRDKETAELAIQAALTGHLVLSTIHTNSAVGIIPRLVDMGIDPYLIAPTLILGMAQRLVGKSYESAVTTIPVEGSIKTIFDKFLEEIPTEFRGVIPEMKDVYKISPTPDCPRGTKGRIAVTEMFEVDKTMQEIILKEPTEIAITKYARTQGMILMKEDATIKALNKVIPMEEISKV encoded by the coding sequence ATGAGTTTTTTAGACGTATTAGCAAAGCAAAATGTGATATCAGCGGAGGATATCCCATACATATCAGATGAAGCAACAACCACAGGTCAATCTGTAGAGGATATTTTGCGTGCCAAACAGATTAGTAATACAGCAATAGTAAAAGCAAAAGGTGAGTATCTTAAAATACCAACAAGAGAACTTGACGGAAAGGACATTGCTTTTGATGTTTTAAAATATATTCCAGAAGAATCTGCAAATCACTATAAAATTATTCCACTTGGTATTTCCGATGGAGTTCTTGAGGTTGGAATTGTGGATCCTGAGAATATTGAGGCGAGAGACGCTCTTAATTTTATTTCAAATAAGACAAATATGCCTTTTAAAATCTTCCTTATCTCTGAGGATGATTTCACCCAGGCATTAGCCGCTTATAATGGAATTGCCGGAGAAGTTAATAAAGCTCTCGGTGATTTAGAGACTGAATTTTCAGCAGAAGAGGTTGAAATGATGAAGGATAGAGGTGATCTTGGTAAGGCTCCTGCTGTTGGGGGAGCACCTAATATAATTGAAGACGCGCCAGTTACAAAAATTGTTGCAACAATCTTACGTTATGCAATTGAGGGAGGAGTATCTGACGTTCATATTGAACCAATGAAGGATAGAGTTCGTGTTCGTTTCCGAGTAGACGGTGTTTTATATACAAGTATTGTTTTGCCTGCAAAAGTTCACGACGCTCTTGTTGCGCGTATTAAAATTCTTTCCAATATTAAGCTCGATGAAAAACGTAAGCCACAAGATAACCGTTTTTCCGCAAGAATTGACGGAAGAAAGATTGACTTTCGTGTATCTACATTTCCAACATATTATGGAGAAAAAGTTGAAATGCGTATCTTGGATCAACAAAAAAGTGTTCAAAAACTTGATGAGTTAGGGTTTCCAGAGAGAAATCTTAAATTAATTAAAGAGGCATTAGATAAGCCTTATGGGTTAATCCTTATTTCTGGTCCTACAGGATCTGGAAAGACAACAACCCTTTATTCTATGGTTAAGGAGCTTGATTTGGAAGAAAACAATGTGCTGTCACTTGAGGATCCGGTTGAATATAATATTGAGGGATTAAGTCAGTCTCAGGTTAGACCAGAAATTGGATATACTTTTGCAACTGGATTGCGTACTACTCTTCGCCAGGACCCAGATATTATAATGGTTGGAGAGATTAGAGATAAGGAGACGGCGGAGTTGGCTATTCAAGCCGCTCTTACTGGTCACTTGGTGCTATCAACAATTCACACCAACTCAGCTGTTGGTATTATCCCTAGACTTGTGGACATGGGAATTGACCCTTATCTTATTGCTCCTACGTTGATTTTGGGAATGGCACAGCGTCTTGTTGGTAAGTCATATGAATCTGCTGTTACGACAATTCCAGTAGAAGGAAGTATTAAGACAATTTTTGACAAATTCCTTGAAGAAATCCCAACAGAATTTAGAGGGGTTATTCCTGAAATGAAGGACGTCTATAAAATTAGTCCCACTCCAGATTGTCCACGTGGAACAAAAGGAAGAATCGCTGTAACTGAAATGTTTGAGGTGGATAAAACAATGCAGGAAATTATTCTAAAAGAGCCAACTGAAATTGCAATTACAAAATATGCAAGAACTCAAGGTATGATTTTAATGAAAGAGGATGCTACAATCAAGGCTTTAAATAAAGTTATTCCGATGGAAGAAATCAGTAAAGTTTAG
- a CDS encoding response regulator, with protein MNGDIPFKVMIVDDDKFLLNMYSIKFTNNRFDVTLAGNGLVAVTKLKDGYEPDVILLDVVMPVMDGIEALNAIRVDGLAKRAAIMMLSNQGQPSDIEKAKSLGVDGYIVKATSIPSEIVTEVFALLERTKDRRVGVSI; from the coding sequence ATGAACGGAGATATACCATTTAAAGTAATGATTGTGGATGATGATAAGTTTTTATTGAATATGTATTCAATAAAATTTACCAATAATAGATTTGATGTTACTTTAGCTGGCAATGGTTTGGTTGCTGTTACCAAACTAAAGGATGGATACGAACCTGATGTCATTCTTCTGGATGTTGTAATGCCTGTAATGGATGGCATAGAGGCGTTGAACGCAATCAGGGTGGACGGCCTAGCAAAGAGAGCTGCTATTATGATGCTTAGTAATCAAGGACAGCCATCTGATATTGAGAAGGCCAAAAGTCTTGGTGTTGATGGTTATATTGTTAAGGCAACATCTATTCCATCAGAAATTGTCACAGAAGTTTTTGCTCTTTTAGAGAGAACAAAAGATAGAAGGGTAGGTGTTTCTATATAA